The segment CTTGTGTCTATCAATAAATCTGTCAATATCAAAACAGTCGGATATGAAAAATCAATCGTGTAATAAGTAAATACTGCAGAATGTCTGTGATCCTGCAGAGTGGATTGAACTTCCTTCAGTATCGAATTCTCTCACATTCGTCCAGCGAGTCAAACATTTCATCACCGATGTCGTTGTACTTAATGCTGAAAGAAATGTAGACAAGAATAGTGCTTAGATTTGTTGTtactatgattttttttgtgctttatgTCTCTAATTATCCACTTACTTCATCTCCTGCATGTTCTGGTTCTCCTCCATGACTTGGATGAGGGCTGGAATGGAAGCATTGGTCAGCATGTTGTTTCTCAGCTCCAGGTGCTTCAACGTCTTACTGGCTTTTATGGCGGCACACATGTCTTCAACACAAGCATCCGTCAGACCTGTCATTTCAACACTGCAATAAAAGACACGCAAAGATGTTTGCAGTGAAATAACGAGTCTAGTAATGTGGCGACATAATGGGAGTTACTCACTCCAGTTCCTCCAACAGGCAGTTTGGATGTGCAACAGCATCCCACAGATGTTTAACCCCTTGGTCTCCCACTTTATTTATACCTACAATCAGAGACTTTAGTTGACTAGTTCCACTTCTCAACAGTAAGCCAAGTCTCTCAAAGACCGTCAGAGTTAACTGGCATCGTTTCAGGCTGCAGGGTGGAGAAAACATAACACTGTTATCTTCTTATATTTGAGAAAGGTGGTGGTTTATCACTGAACAgtcaaatgtgttttaaaagcaAGTGCTTTACCAGAGTTTTACTAGTGGACTGTTGGGTCGACTCAGGGCCTGGCAGAGCAGCAGTGCCCCCTCCTGGCCTAAATCATTCACTGACATGTTCAGCTCTGACAGAGAGCAGTGCTCTGACATTAGGGCCTCCTTCAAATGAGAGCAGCTTTCTCCTGTCAGCTCACAGTCATAGAATCTAAGAAGAGTCAAAAGTACATGTAGAAGTGATTTTTCCGACTGAGCCACCAACAAGTAATCACAGGAGGGCTGTTTGTCACATGTAAAGAAAGACCACAGTGTTGTTCGAACAGACTTACACAATGCTATGCAGTTTACAAAGTGGGTGTTGCAGAGATTTGCAAAAGCTCTCAACTCCACTGTCACCAATCTGGTTTTGTGTCAGGTTCACTTTCCTCAGCTTTGACTGATCAGACCCTAAAGCTGCTGATAAAGCCCCCATGGATGCTGCAGTCAGCTCGCAGTTCTGTAACCTTTAAATAAAGAGAATCTGGTCATTTTTCAAATAAGCTATTTGGTAAATAATGTAGTACCTTTCTCTAGATTCCTGTTGCTGTTTTGTGAAACAATATTGTATGCATACTGGAGCTCCTGTAGTTTGCAGTGAGGACTCCGCAGGGCTCTGCACAGCTTCACAAAGCCTTGATCCCCGATTTGATTAAATGTCATGTCTAACACATGCAGCTGAGAGGTGTCTGAGACCAACACAGAGGCCAGGTCGTCACAGCTTCCCTCCGTCAGGCTGCACACTGGAATACTACAATAAAAAGCTAAATATTAataactgcatgttttttttactttgagaaatgtttgaaaattggattatttttactttagttTGTACAGCTTGCAGTCTCTGAGTCCTGAACAGAGAATTTTGAACTTTTCATCACCGAGTCGGGAACTAGAGAGATCCAGCTCTGTGGTGAggcctctgctgagggctgaaGCCAGATGATGTATAGCTCCAGTACTCAGGGAGCTCTGTGACAAGCTGGGGGACACATCAGAGTAATATTATATGTACTGACAAATGAAGTAAATGATATAcatgtttttcttgtgttctCTAAATTTGACTCACATTATCTTGTCTGAAAGACTCATAGCTGAAGCCAGGGcctctgctttctcctcagtCAAATTTCTAGTATAGTATAGATTCAACGTCTCCATTTGGCCGAGACGTGTGACAACATAATTTAGAGCCACAGAGTCCCGGAGGCTCAGGTCACAATAGCTGATGTTTATCCGTGCTGAGGGGGTGATAATTTCTTTCACCAAGCTCTCATTCTGAGCTTGATGAAGTAGATGGAAGCATCTGTGGTGTTTGTCTTTGTAGCACCCTTTCAGCGCTGCATTTGAGCTGCTTTCAAACCAGCATTTGAAGTCCCTGACCTGCTCGGTGTTGAACTCCCCCATCAGGGCCTCCAGTTGTCTGTAATGGACTGGCTCTGACAGCCCTGCCAGGAACAGATCCAGGAACTTGGTAGCACCTTCGTGTTTGTTTAACAGCTTCTCCACACTGTTACATGTGGACGTATCcaaaaagaaagacacagcTAAAAGaaactgctgcatcagttgGGAGTGGAAGGAGAACATGCACGTTTTTGAATCTGGTTCACCATTTGCTCGCAAGAAAAGGCCAACTGATGTGAGGAAATTCTTGAAACCAAACAAATTCATTTGCTCTTTGGTGCAGCTTGAAAGTTGATCAAGACAGCAGTGAGAGGCCACCCTGCCAAGGGCTGACACCAGCTCTCTGTTGCAGGCTTGGTTCAGTGACAGCATGTTAAGCAGATGGACAAGGATATCTACAAACAGCTGGGATAAAGTCTCCGGAAATATCGCTCCAGAGTCAATCAGAGATTTATAAATAGAACAAACTGTCCAACACCATCTGGGAGAACTGCAGAAATCATAAAACCCAAGAGTCCTTTCCATGTGCATCAGTGCTTTTTTGGCATCAGCTGGGTCAGTAAAGAAGCTGTTAAAGTAGGCCTCTCTCTGTGGCTTCAGAAACCCCAACACCTCCACCTGTGTGCCACTGAGGAACTCAACACAGCCTGTTGGCCTGGTAGCCACCACAAAGGCAGCTCCTTCCAACAGGGATCCATGAAGGAGACTGGCCACTATGCAGGACACTGAGGCTGGCTGACTCGGGTCTGAGCACAGGGAATGAATGGAAGGGTCCAAGCTGTGTTTgtactcatccagaccatccaTCACAAACAGCACATCCTGTGGCTTCTGCAGAGCCAAGGATATGGACACAGGAGGGACAAGATGGCGCTGGATTAAAGTCTCCAAGGAGAGCTCACCTTCAAGAGAATTCAGCTGTCTGAACCTGAGATGAAAAACGTGTGAGAAGTTCTGAAGCTGTTCTCCTTTTGCCCAGTCCACCACAAGCTTCTCCAGTGCTGTGGTTTTACCACATCCCTCTGGACCTATGACTGTAACAGTCCTGATCTCACCAGACAGAGCAGTTTGGATGGCGTGATCAAGTGAGGGTAAGTCGCCTTCTTCCCGAGACCCAGCTGTGAGTGGGGGTATGtacttgttgttgtttatcaCACTGACAGGCAGCTCTCCACCAAGAAGTGTCACCACGCCCCTAGACTCCAGGATATGAGTCAGCACAGCAGCTTTGTCCATCGTGGAAATCACTGCAGATACAGACAATTCCAATTAAGGTAAAAGAATTTAAGCAGCAGGCATCACGTCATACATGACTGTAATACTTCCTCTGAAAACaactataaacacacagtacaagttgtcatttaaaaacaatagtGGAAAGTATAGTTACCATGGacacagtgttgttgacaaacaGAAGCCTGGTAAGGAGTAAAGTAAAGAAGAGAGTTGTTTTAAAGCAGGGTAACACCTTTACTGAGAATGAAGCAGCACATGAACTATTCCATGAATCTACCAGTTGCACCATGGGAAGCTCAAACCAGGAAGTGCACAGTGGGATTTTAAACCCTGAGCTGTGTCTTACAGACAACAGGGCACACGGCAAAGAAACTCAAAAAACAATCTGATACATGTGTACTCAAATATATTAGATACTTGTACTTATTATATGTCAATTTTGTGCTGCATTCTGCTAAAtattgttgtctgtgagtaatAACAGATCCAATCAAGCTAACCCACCTTCACATAATTTATAATGACCTCAGAAGATGTTATTTTAAAATCCACTCGACAAAAGAAGACAAATGATCATGTTTCACTGTACATATTTATTTTCACGTGATAAATAATGTGAGCAGAAAGAAGGTAAACAAATTACACATGTGGCTCAGATTATAGTAGGTTACAAAGAGATTGGTGTAAATAGAAAGGGCGCAGTGATCCAGCAGGTCAGGACGCTGCAGTGTGTTCCTGTCTCATCAGTATGTCCTGTCAAAGGTCTCCACTGTCTTGATGAACACTGGACTTGACTTTTGTTGCTCGTTGTTGTCAAACGGTGCTGCTGTAGAAAGGTGGAGCAAATATAAGTCAAACACATGCAACACAGGGTCTCACTCTGAAATTTGCAACAAGTGTAATCAAGATGAAATATTTACCTCAGTACTTACATTTGCTGGACACTGTTTGGACATTGAGAACAGATGCCTGTCCAAGTCTGTCATTAAGAAAGcacaaatacaataataattttAGCATTGATGTAGTAGAGTACTATAAATGGTTATTAAAAGAATTACAGATTTTTAAGTTTAATAAATTGCTTCACCAAGGTTCATCAgaagtgtcatttttaaaaggAGTTTTCAATGTTTTAAAGCATAAATATCAGTCCAGTTGTTTGTCAGTTTGTGTATCAGTGTGAGATGTGTTATTGTCTCCCCCTTGTGGTGTCTGCTTGAAAAACACCTGTGTAACAGTGGATACTTTCTGCACTCCAGCCTCAAGAGGCAGTGATGAGCACATTTGACACAATAGAGTAAAATTTGGATAAAGAACAAGGCTACAAAAGCTGCAAGTTACTGAACACCATGGGGGCCACCACCCACCTGTCctcttctccttccaggagttttCTGTAGGTGGAGATCTCTATGTCCAGGGCCAGCTTCACATTCATGAGCTCTTGGTACTCTCTGAGCTGATGAGCCATGTGATGTTTGGCCTTCTGCAGAGCCAACTCCAGGTCCCTGATGCGGCCCTTGGCATCCTGCACGGCATGTTCCCCTTGTTCCTCCACCTCAGCTATGTTGCCCTCAAGGCTGGTGCGCTGAAATataagggggaggggggggggtggcataTCCGTCAGAATACCTGAACTACCTGAAGGTTATTTAAAGGATTCTTTGTTGATGCAGTCTCAGGTagctttgttgtttcttttttgtacctgtttttttttacacatgtaCTTTTGTCAAGCAgcttttgttcttcctctcacCTGTGCCATTGCAGCATTAATCTCTTGCTGTAAGCGACTGATCAATCGCTTGAGCTCAGCTATTTCAGACTTGGTGCTCTGTAGCTCGTTGCTATACTGGTTGGCATCACTTGTCATCTGGTGAAACTGGAGAACAAACAAAGAGGAGggcaaaagtttttttttcattttcaggttTGACAAGGGTGTTTCCTTAATTTATCAACTTTTCCTGCCAACTGTTGACTCCTttcaatttaaaataaacactcACCTTGGTCTTGTACCAGTTTTCAGCTTCCTCGCGGCTGCGGGCAGCGATGTCCTCGTACTGAGCCTTGACATCAGCCAAAATCTGATCCATGTTGAGGCCGCGGGAGTTGTCCATCTGCACCACCACAGAGGTCTCCTTCAGGCTGTCCGTCAGTTCCCTCAGCTCCTATAAGGAAGCAACACATTACAGTGAGTGTAAGATGACAACATCTAGAATACTTCTGAGAGGATTTTTTTAGCAAATAATTGTGTACCGCATCATGCAGAGCCCTGAGGAA is part of the Parambassis ranga chromosome 7, fParRan2.1, whole genome shotgun sequence genome and harbors:
- the LOC114438530 gene encoding NACHT, LRR and PYD domains-containing protein 12, with the protein product MDKAAVLTHILESRGVVTLLGGELPVSVINNNKYIPPLTAGSREEGDLPSLDHAIQTALSGEIRTVTVIGPEGCGKTTALEKLVVDWAKGEQLQNFSHVFHLRFRQLNSLEGELSLETLIQRHLVPPVSISLALQKPQDVLFVMDGLDEYKHSLDPSIHSLCSDPSQPASVSCIVASLLHGSLLEGAAFVVATRPTGCVEFLSGTQVEVLGFLKPQREAYFNSFFTDPADAKKALMHMERTLGFYDFCSSPRWCWTVCSIYKSLIDSGAIFPETLSQLFVDILVHLLNMLSLNQACNRELVSALGRVASHCCLDQLSSCTKEQMNLFGFKNFLTSVGLFLRANGEPDSKTCMFSFHSQLMQQFLLAVSFFLDTSTCNSVEKLLNKHEGATKFLDLFLAGLSEPVHYRQLEALMGEFNTEQVRDFKCWFESSSNAALKGCYKDKHHRCFHLLHQAQNESLVKEIITPSARINISYCDLSLRDSVALNYVVTRLGQMETLNLYYTRNLTEEKAEALASAMSLSDKIILSQSSLSTGAIHHLASALSRGLTTELDLSSSRLGDEKFKILCSGLRDCKLYKLNIPVCSLTEGSCDDLASVLVSDTSQLHVLDMTFNQIGDQGFVKLCRALRSPHCKLQELQLQNCELTAASMGALSAALGSDQSKLRKVNLTQNQIGDSGVESFCKSLQHPLCKLHSIVFYDCELTGESCSHLKEALMSEHCSLSELNMSVNDLGQEGALLLCQALSRPNSPLVKLCLKRCQLTLTVFERLGLLLRSGTSQLKSLIVGINKVGDQGVKHLWDAVAHPNCLLEELDVEMTGLTDACVEDMCAAIKASKTLKHLELRNNMLTNASIPALIQVMEENQNMQEMNIKYNDIGDEMFDSLDECERIRY
- the LOC114438123 gene encoding keratin, type II cytoskeletal 8-like isoform X1 translates to MSMRSTRSSHPSLYASGGFSSRSIGSYNTPKISANHMAPITPVTINKSLLTPLNIDIDPAVQAVRTQEKEQIKTLNNRFASFIDKVRYLEQQNKMLDTKWKLLQQHTTGSSDIEPMLKSQIANLQRQLEFLSRDKQRLDVDNAAIHDHVIEYKTKYEQEINKRNDAENEFVMIKKDVDLGYLSKVDLDDRLCAIRDELIFLRALHDAELRELTDSLKETSVVVQMDNSRGLNMDQILADVKAQYEDIAARSREEAENWYKTKFHQMTSDANQYSNELQSTKSEIAELKRLISRLQQEINAAMAQRTSLEGNIAEVEEQGEHAVQDAKGRIRDLELALQKAKHHMAHQLREYQELMNVKLALDIEISTYRKLLEGEEDRLGQASVLNVQTVSSKSAPFDNNEQQKSSPVFIKTVETFDRTY
- the LOC114438123 gene encoding keratin, type II cytoskeletal 8-like isoform X2, which produces MSMRSTRSSHPSLYASGGFSSRSIGSYNTPKISANHMAPITPVTINKSLLTPLNIDIDPAVQAVRTQEKEQIKTLNNRFASFIDKVRYLEQQNKMLDTKWKLLQQHTTGSSDIEPMLKSQIANLQRQLEFLSRDKQRLDVDNAAIHDHVIEYKTKYEQEINKRNDAENEFVMIKKDVDLGYLSKVDLDDRLCAIRDELIFLRALHDAELRELTDSLKETSVVVQMDNSRGLNMDQILADVKAQYEDIAARSREEAENWYKTKFHQMTSDANQYSNELQSTKSEIAELKRLISRLQQEINAAMAQRTSLEGNIAEVEEQGEHAVQDAKGRIRDLELALQKAKHHMAHQLREYQELMNVKLALDIEISTYRKLLEGEEDRLGQASVLNVQTVSSKCKY